From Saccharomycodes ludwigii strain NBRC 1722 chromosome IV, whole genome shotgun sequence, one genomic window encodes:
- a CDS encoding uncharacterized protein (similar to Saccharomyces cerevisiae YOL140W | ARG8 | ARGinine requiring), with amino-acid sequence MTPTDKKSYVFQCKINEKPAQSIAGKGTRITIEKDGKIYSDIIDAVTGAAVGALGWGDEDIVDIITEAAKTSTYSFPSLIGNKQSEELAKFYIDNSPKDAFASALWCCSGSEANESCMKIMYQYWLERGKTKKTKFISRKSSYHGFTIGSLSIADNARVVAFKDILLPETQCLKMPVCYPYRFQKKGQTEAEYVQELLGNLEKLIVDNDPETIISVTVETLPGSSIGTVPPPNGYLPGIRALCNKYDILMHLDEVMCGTGRSNPNGGLNCWENFMPLNQGPDLQSVGKALGSGYVTIAGVLISPKVKDAYVNGSNSVVGSHTYASHAFNCSVALGIQKKIIEKGLTKNIFKMGNLMGETLKKKLLANDNIVGDVRGIGGFWSLEFVRDRKGKISFAPKLDVGHRFQAVCFENGINVMGMTGTYDYTTGEGDVALLAPSFIITENDVEEIVERVVKSVDELTAVLKREGEF; translated from the coding sequence atgactCCTACTGATAAAAAGTCCTACGTTTTCCAATGCAAAATTAACGAAAAACCTGCTCAATCTATAGCCGGTAAAGGCACTCGTATCACCATTGAAAAGGATGGTAAAATATATAgtgatattattgatgCCGTTACTGGTGCTGCTGTTGGTGCTTTGGGATGGGGTGATGAAGACATCGTCGATATTATCACTGAAGCAGCCAAGACCTCTACCTATTCTTTCCCATCTTTGATTGGTAACAAACAATCCGAAGAACTGGCTAAATTTTACATCGACAATTCCCCAAAGGATGCATTTGCTTCTGCTTTATGGTGTTGCTCTGGTTCGGAAGCTAATGAAAGTTGTATGAAAATCATGTACCAGTACTGGTTAGAACGTGgcaagacaaaaaaaacaaaatttatttctagAAAGAGCTCTTATCATGGATTTACTATTGGTTCTCTATCTATTGCTGACAATGCTCGTGTGGTTGCCTTTAAGGATATCTTATTGCCAGAAACTCAATGTCTAAAGATGCCGGTTTGCTACCCATACAGATTCCAAAAAAAGGGCCAAACCGAAGCTGAATATGTCCAAGAATTACTAGGTAACTTGGAAAAGTTGATTGTTGATAATGATCCCGAAACTATTATTTCTGTTACTGTTGAGACTTTGCCGGGCTCATCCATAGGCACTGTTCCGCCACCAAACGGATACCTACCAGGTATTCGTGCCTTGTGCAACAAATACGATATCTTGATGCACTTGGATGAAGTCATGTGTGGCACTGGTAGATCGAATCCAAACGGTGGATTGAATTGCTGGGAAAACTTCATGCCATTGAACCAAGGTCCAGATTTGCAATCAGTTGGTAAGGCTTTGGGATCTGGCTATGTCACTATTGCTGGTGTTTTGATCAGTCCAAAGGTTAAAGATGCATATGTTAATGGCAGTAACAGCGTCGTTGGTTCACACACCTATGCCTCCCATGCATTTAACTGTAGTGTTGCGTTAGgtatccaaaaaaaaatcattgaaAAAGGTTTGACTAAGAACATCTTCAAAATGGGCAACTTGATGGGTGAAACTTTGAAGAAGAAGTTACTAGCTAACGATAACATTGTTGGTGATGTCAGAGGTATTGGTGGGTTTTGGTCGTTGGAATTTGTTAGGGACAGAAAGGGAAAGATTAGCTTTGCTCCCAAATTAGATGTTGGCCACAGATTTCAAGCTGTGTGTTTTGAAAATGGCATAAATGTCATGGGTATGACTGGCACCTATGATTATACTACAGGGGAAGGTGATGTTGCACTGTTGGCGCCATCATTTATCATTACTGAGAACGATGTCGAGGAAATTGTTGAGAGAGTTGTTAAATCAGTCGATGAGTTGACTGCTGTTTTGAAAAGGGAAGGTGAATTTTAA